The Leptospira sp. WS39.C2 genome contains a region encoding:
- a CDS encoding OmpP1/FadL family transporter, producing the protein MISSRNFIFILILIFLYLVPSIRNPIEAFHGIMQPAFGARQAGMGGAFQAVGGSVMDLESNPSHLARVNRIKWELGSSYHLPKIEYNDEYIDSNPNKTYQNRIVETPKAVLPYIGIIKPINENISIGFALYAQGGGGGHFKNIKRMTPDGRSLNDTFGTIIPVLGERNFAVEDLTFRFMTMKSTFGVGFKQGKLALGIGLDFVYGFMQLKRTYQDETRSLTIPGGIRYESDSAFTLGGKVGFSYDITETIRIAYSYTSRNVLPLDGTMTVDSFQPERSFGTRVSRYMIWPDKQIFGFSYHNDRWILAFDLKYIPWPESFNSSKFRLEDVWVRTPIGVETNTFQFNLNWKNQTILALGAEYKWNEKYKTRLGYSYGNNIIPANGVSPMLGASIEHHLSMGGSINWENTSIHIACEYGFPKKTYGGKTSDWTLSHSLFSTSEIHPLQYSYQKTMSVFSVYLGMEQYI; encoded by the coding sequence ATGATTTCGAGTCGCAATTTCATTTTTATATTGATTCTAATTTTTCTCTATCTAGTTCCAAGTATACGTAACCCAATAGAGGCATTTCATGGAATCATGCAACCAGCGTTTGGTGCCAGGCAAGCAGGTATGGGAGGGGCCTTCCAAGCAGTTGGAGGTTCGGTTATGGATTTGGAATCTAATCCTTCACATTTGGCAAGAGTAAATAGAATCAAATGGGAGTTAGGTTCTTCTTACCATTTACCAAAAATTGAATACAACGACGAATATATAGATTCCAATCCAAATAAAACTTACCAAAATAGAATCGTTGAAACTCCCAAAGCCGTTTTACCATACATTGGAATCATAAAACCAATCAATGAAAATATTAGCATTGGATTTGCTTTGTATGCTCAAGGAGGTGGTGGTGGTCATTTCAAAAATATCAAACGTATGACACCAGATGGCCGATCTCTAAATGATACATTCGGAACAATTATTCCAGTATTGGGAGAAAGGAATTTCGCTGTTGAAGACTTAACTTTTCGTTTTATGACCATGAAATCAACGTTTGGTGTTGGATTCAAACAAGGAAAATTAGCATTGGGAATTGGATTGGATTTTGTTTACGGGTTTATGCAATTAAAACGAACTTACCAAGATGAAACTAGAAGCCTCACAATTCCCGGAGGGATTCGTTACGAAAGTGATTCTGCTTTTACACTTGGAGGGAAAGTTGGTTTTTCATATGATATAACAGAGACGATCCGAATTGCCTATTCCTACACTTCTCGAAACGTATTACCATTGGACGGAACTATGACTGTGGATTCTTTCCAACCTGAACGATCGTTTGGAACACGAGTATCACGTTATATGATTTGGCCTGACAAACAAATTTTTGGTTTTTCATATCATAATGATCGTTGGATTTTAGCATTTGATCTCAAATACATCCCTTGGCCTGAAAGTTTTAACTCAAGCAAATTTCGATTGGAAGATGTTTGGGTTAGAACTCCAATAGGAGTTGAAACCAATACATTCCAATTTAATCTCAATTGGAAAAACCAAACCATTCTCGCTTTGGGTGCGGAATACAAATGGAATGAAAAATATAAAACACGATTAGGATATAGTTATGGAAACAACATCATTCCAGCAAATGGAGTCAGTCCTATGTTAGGTGCAAGTATTGAACACCACTTATCTATGGGTGGAAGTATCAATTGGGAAAATACTTCTATACACATTGCATGTGAATATGGATTCCCTAAAAAAACCTATGGAGGAAAAACTTCTGACTGGACATTATCACACTCATTATTCTCCACATCAGAAATACATCCCTTACAATATTCTTATCAAAAAACAATGAGTGTATTTAGCGTTTATTTAGGAATGGAACAATATATTTAA